The DNA sequence GCTCCCACCACCCCGTGTCCCCAGTCCCCAGCTAGCCCCACCAGATCCGAATGCCAAGGTGAGAGTATGTGTGGGATAGAAGGTGGGACAGGGATCCTGGGGGTTTCAGGGGAACAACTCAGTGCTGTCTTCCCATCACGCTTGCCGTGTCCTGCAGGAGCCAGGCCTAGGTGTGGACTTCATTAGCCATAATGCCCGCACTGCCAAGAGGGCCCCCAGGCGGCATTCCCGCTCGCTGCAGGTCCTGGCACAGGTACTGGAACAGCAGCGGCAAGCCCAGGAGCACTACAACGCCACACAGAAGGGCCACGTACCCCATTAGTAGGTCCCACCGCCCAACACCCAGGGTGAGGGGTGCCTGTGGCAGGTGGGAGCCTACATCTGCCCTGGGATTATCAACCTGACTCGATGCATCCACAGCTTGTTGGAGCGTAGGGATTTGTGGCGTCGGGAGGCTGAGGCCCGCCAACATAGCCAGCCGGACCCtgccatgccccctggccacACTCGCATGCCTGAGAACCAGCGTCTGGAGACACTGAGCAATCTGCTCCAGAGTGAGTATGTGGACTGGATGAGGAACCCACTGAGAACTTTGCACTCCTGCCTAACACTAACTGTTCCTGGGCCCCCTGTAGGCCAGAGCCAGCTGCTGCGTGAGCTGGTGCTGCTGCCTGCCGGGGCAGACTCCCTGAGGGCCCAGGGCCACCGTGCTGAGCTGGACCGGAAGCTGGTACAGGTAGAGGAGGCCATCAAGATCTTTTCCCGCCCCAAGGTCTTCGTGAAGATGGATGCTTGAGCCCTTTTACAGGGGTAGTGACAGGTCCTAGCTGAGGATCACTGCATGGTTGCAATGGACAGGGTCAGGCCCCATCATCAAGTCTAAAAACAGAagcagtggcggggggcggggcggggaggagtaTCCCCAGAGCACTTTTCCTAGCCACTGGTGGCTGCAGAAGGGCCATCCTAGCCCAGCCTCTTTACCCCTTTGTCAAAATTAAACTTTTTGTACACAGTGGGATTTGTTTCCATAAGAGCTTTTCTTACCCTATAAATTCTAACTGTGGTGGCCCTCCTGCTGCCCAACTGCAGGAAGGTCTCTCTGCTGCCCTTATCAGTCCTGCCTCACGTCCAGGGCAGAAGGCAAGACTGTGGGatcagggaggaggctggggctgggataCAGAAGGACCATAACTGCATTTGTAAAAAACCTTTAATGTCCCCCATACTGAGGGCCCTGTGAACAAGCTAAAACCCCACTGAGGAGTCCCCTGGAGTGGCAAGGACTGCTTCCTTGTGTGTCAGAGGCTGAAGCCACTACCATCTCCTCGCATGCTACTCCCCCAGCCAGAGCTGGCTTGCTCCTGATCATCCAGGGATGGCAGAGAGCTGCGGGCACTTGGAAGTAGGTGGCCTGGGTGCAGGTCCCAGCATGGAGAACCCTGAGACAGCCCATTGGAACAGGGAGGCTGGCGGTTCTCAATGACCAGATCACTACTGTCATCATCACTATCGGGCTCAgtaggcccaggcccagcagagggaggccctgtcaGACGCCCAGATGCCCCACGCACCACATTATTGCGCTGATTGGCTGGCTTGACAGTGACGATGAGGTTGTGGCTGTTGGCGACCATCATATCTGTCACTTGGTCCAAGGTCTTCCCAGCCACCTCAATGCCATTGACTTCGAGGATCTCATCACTGACTGCCAGCAGTCCTGTACTCTCAGCCAGGCCCCCTCGTACCAGGCGAGAGATGAAGATGCCTGGGACACGTTCCAGGCCCTGGGGAGCTACACGAACGCTCATGCCATCTCGGATGTAGAAACCTAGTGGGCGGTCAGAACCGTGCTTGTGCAGCCGCACACGCCGGTGGGTCTCAGGCAGTAGGTCCACATCTATGACTGAAGAAACCTGGCGGAAATCTTGGGGCAGGCTGATTAGGAGGGGTGGCCGGGTGCGCAGAGGTGCCACGGGCCGAAGGAGGAGCCCCTTCTTACGCCGCTGCAGAGAGTTGGAGGCAAAGGCTAGGACGCTGGAGTCAGCTTCTGGAGAGGGAGACACTGAGATCAGAGACCCTGTTCCCCCTTTCCCATCAGGCccaggcagggggaaggggacacTATAACTATTTCCTACCACCTGGAGGTCAGCCCAAGGGCAGGGATTGCTGAGGGTGAAGCCTGAGCACCCTGGGCATGAACTTAATCCCTGTAGACCTGCCCTGTCACCCTACCCCACAGAGGCTGCCCACTGTACCCCATTCTCCTCACCCCGCTTCTGCACTAGCAGGCGCAGCGGCGGGGGCCCACTGGTCAGGGCCCGGTGCAGGCTGTCGTCGTTGGTGAGAGGCAGTAGGTCGCCGTGAGCATCTGTATAGCCAAGCAGCACATCCAGCCCCGGGATCTGATGCACCGCACGCAGCAACCTCGAGAACTCTTGGAAGCCGCTCACAGAAGCTCGGGGCAGCGCGAAGCGTCGGAACTCCGCATCAAACtagaggcagggagtggggggagagaaggggtcaGGACGGACCCTGCGTCCTTTCTCACCACAGGTCGAGGAGGGGCAGGGATGAGAAAGCGGGCTGCCGCATCAGCTGCAGCCTTGTGCCCAGACCTCAGCTCCGGTACAAGGGACGCCGCTGTCCAAGGTCTTCTCCCCGCCCTCCAGGTAACCCAGGCCACAGAGGGACTCTAGAGGCCGGCAGTGAAAGGAAGAAGGATGGGCGCGGGAAAGCGAGAAGAAAAgccagagaatgggatgtggaGGATAGTGGAGAGAAAAAGGTGGTGGGACCAAGGAGCTAGGGAGGGGAGAATGAGGGAATTGGAAGCACCTAGTGCCGAAGCCGGAGCTAGGACTGGAGGGGCCCTTACTTTGCTCTTCACCTCCACGATGCTGTCCGGACTGCGCGCCGGGGTTCTCTGTGGCCTGGCCatggcggggccgggcgggcccGGGACCCTGCGCCAGGCGGCCCCGCAGGTGCACAGCCCGGCCGCCCGGCCGgcccgcgccgccccgcccctggcgGTAGCACTCGCCCCGCCCTCCCATCCAGACCGTGACGTCAAGGGGCCAGCTACGGAGCGTGGAACGCGGAGTCCACGTTTCCTAGGCAACGGTGGGGGGGATAGAGACGTCTTCGTGTGCTCTTACGTCATGACGCTACTGTTCGTCCCGCTT is a window from the Eptesicus fuscus isolate TK198812 chromosome 21, DD_ASM_mEF_20220401, whole genome shotgun sequence genome containing:
- the PARD6A gene encoding partitioning defective 6 homolog alpha isoform X1, with amino-acid sequence MARPQRTPARSPDSIVEVKSKFDAEFRRFALPRASVSGFQEFSRLLRAVHQIPGLDVLLGYTDAHGDLLPLTNDDSLHRALTSGPPPLRLLVQKREADSSVLAFASNSLQRRKKGLLLRPVAPLRTRPPLLISLPQDFRQVSSVIDVDLLPETHRRVRLHKHGSDRPLGFYIRDGMSVRVAPQGLERVPGIFISRLVRGGLAESTGLLAVSDEILEVNGIEVAGKTLDQVTDMMVANSHNLIVTVKPANQRNNVVRGASGRLTGPPSAGPGPTEPDSDDDSSDLVIENRQPPCSNGLSQGSPCWDLHPGHLLPSARSSLPSLDDQEQASSGWGSSMRGDGSGFSL
- the PARD6A gene encoding partitioning defective 6 homolog alpha isoform X2, whose protein sequence is MARPQRTPARSPDSIVEVKSKFDAEFRRFALPRASVSGFQEFSRLLRAVHQIPGLDVLLGYTDAHGDLLPLTNDDSLHRALTSGPPPLRLLVQKRADSSVLAFASNSLQRRKKGLLLRPVAPLRTRPPLLISLPQDFRQVSSVIDVDLLPETHRRVRLHKHGSDRPLGFYIRDGMSVRVAPQGLERVPGIFISRLVRGGLAESTGLLAVSDEILEVNGIEVAGKTLDQVTDMMVANSHNLIVTVKPANQRNNVVRGASGRLTGPPSAGPGPTEPDSDDDSSDLVIENRQPPCSNGLSQGSPCWDLHPGHLLPSARSSLPSLDDQEQASSGWGSSMRGDGSGFSL
- the ENKD1 gene encoding enkurin domain-containing protein 1, giving the protein MCEGPSRISGPIPPDPTLCPDYYRRPASAQGRLEGNALKLDLLTSDPDLDATPPRGPRIRPEAKEILERGRCGVGGMLLQLGGISLGPRAFPKRKDPKDHEKENLKRIKEIQRRFREQERSREQGQPRPLKALWRSPKYDKVESRVKAQLQEPGPASGTETVHFLRAHSRCGPGLPPPRVPSPQLAPPDPNAKEPGLGVDFISHNARTAKRAPRRHSRSLQVLAQVLEQQRQAQEHYNATQKGHVPHYLLERRDLWRREAEARQHSQPDPAMPPGHTRMPENQRLETLSNLLQSQSQLLRELVLLPAGADSLRAQGHRAELDRKLVQVEEAIKIFSRPKVFVKMDA